A window from Citrus sinensis cultivar Valencia sweet orange chromosome 5, DVS_A1.0, whole genome shotgun sequence encodes these proteins:
- the LOC102629368 gene encoding carboxypeptidase SOL1-like — protein sequence MTFLIQKDKEGLSNKTNINEAYFLIFSFFFFNLNFSSVLARGPERSLLSTSFSGSTGHLFEGNPSETSFDKAKGHVTNAELEKAVKEFRQRCSNISRICCIGKSVSGFPLWVIEILDKPGVEEPEPPFKFIGNVHADEPVGRELLILLANWICNNHMKDPLVRLIAENMHLHIFPSMNPDGYALKRLGNENNTVLNRDFPYQFFPMNNDEVACQPETRAIMSWVRQIPFTASASSNGIIFPIQSLN from the exons ATGACGTTCCTTATTCAGAAGGATAAAGAGGGGT tatccaataaaacaaatataaatgaagcttattttctcatcttctctttttttttttttaatctcaatttCTCTTCTGTTCTCGCGAGAGGACCCGAGCGAAGTTTGCTCTCCACTTCGTTTTCAG GTTCTACGGGACATTTATTTGAAGGCAATCCCTCGGAAACTAG CTTTGATAAGGCTAAAGGCCACGTGACTAATGCTGAATTAGAGAAAGCTGTGAAGGAGTTCCGGCAAAGATGCAGTAACATTTCTAGGATTTGctg CATTGGAAAGAGTGTCAGTGGATTTCCTTTG TGGGTGATTGAGATTTTAGACAAGCCCGGGGTGGAAGAGCCAGAACCTCCATTCAAG TTCATTGGAAATGTACATGCGGATGAACCTGTTGGTCGTGAGCTTCTGATACTTCTTGCAAACTGGATTTGTAATAACCATATGAAGGATCCCTTG GTGAGGTTGATCGCGGAAAACATGCACCTTCATATATTTCCGTCAATGAATCCTGATGGGTATGCCCTCAAGAGGCTTGGTAATGAAAACAATACTGTTCTAAATCGTGATTTTCCATACCAG TTCTTTCCTATGAATAATGATGAGGTGGCGTGTCAACCTGAAACAAGAGCAATTATGAGTTGGGTGCGACAGATACCTTTTACAGCATCAGCCAGTTCGAATGGGATAATTTTTCCTATTCAGTCTCTAAACTGA